The following DNA comes from Tunturibacter psychrotolerans.
GGTGGCGATGCCGATCATTTTGGCCTGGTGGAGGGCTTTGACGATGTTCTTCGAGTTGCCGGAGGTGGAGATGGCGAGGAAGACGTCGCCGCGCTGACCGATGGCTTCGATCTGGCGGGAGAAGAGATGGTCGAAGCCGTAGTCATTGCCGGCGGCAGTGAGAATGGAGGTGTCGGTGGTGAGGGCGATGGCGCGGAGGGCGGCGCGGTTGACGGTGAGGCGGACGACGAACTCGGCGACGAGGTGCTGGGCGTCGGCTGCGGAGCCACCATTGCCAGCGACAAGTAGCTTGTGGCCGGATTGCATGGCTTCGGCGGTGAGTTTGGCGATGGAGACGAGAGTGTGGGAGATGGTTTCGTCGGCGAGGACAGCTTGCAGGGTTGCA
Coding sequences within:
- a CDS encoding D-sedoheptulose 7-phosphate isomerase — protein: MKDLVQKQLAQSIATLQAVLADETISHTLVSIAKLTAEAMQSGHKLLVAGNGGSAADAQHLVAEFVVRLTVNRAALRAIALTTDTSILTAAGNDYGFDHLFSRQIEAIGQRGDVFLAISTSGNSKNIVKALHQAKMIGIATIGFSGNDGGLMTPLCDYNIVIPSAVTQNIQESHLALEHIFCMLVERFTFGHDLDKKPQILSE